In Molothrus aeneus isolate 106 chromosome 4, BPBGC_Maene_1.0, whole genome shotgun sequence, the following are encoded in one genomic region:
- the RUFY3 gene encoding protein RUFY3 isoform X4 produces MSALTPQSDMPTPTTDKITQAAMETIYLCKFRVSMDGEWLCLRELDDISLTPDPEPTHEDPNYLMANERMNLMNMAKLSIKGLIESALNLGRTLDSDYAPLQQFFVVMEHCLKHGLKAKKTFLGQNKSFWGPLELVEKLVPEAAEITASVKDLPGLKTPVGRGRAWLRLALMQKKLSEYMKALINRKDLLSEFYEPNALMMEEEGAIIAGLLVGLNVIDANFCMKGEDLDSQVGVIDFSMYLKDGNSTKGSEGDGQITAILDQKNYVEELNRHLNATVNNLQAKVDALEKSNTKLTEELAVANNRIITLQEEMERVKEESSYILESSRKATKDRSADGQALTEARKQLKEETQLRLDVEKELEAQIGMRQEMELAMKMLEKDVCEKQDALVALRQQLDDLRALKHELSFKLQSSDMGVKQKSELNSRLEEKTNQMAATIKQLEQRLRQAEKERQQALQDNRLFKQEFGDKINSLQVEVEELSRQRSHLELELRRERDRWSHSHQRSQESKKGPKNWLRQDGKLQVQEENAKLKQPLRENSVLPHRSPSGTQEEQEQLSGPGHAEICQLCQEEGSRSQRKNICKNCGGTFCEACSVHELPLPSSINPERVCNPCHQRLIQQYSSSPL; encoded by the exons ATGTCTGCTCTGACGCCTCAAAGCGACATGCCAACCCCCACCACAGACAAGATCACTCAGGCTGCCATGGAGACCATCTATCTTTGCAAATTCCGCGTGTCCATGGATGGAGAGTGGCTGTGCTTGCGCGAGCTGGATGACATCTCGCTGACACCCGACCCCGAGCCTACCCACGAAG ACCCCAATTACCTCATGGCCAACGAGCGCATGAACCTGATGAACATGGCCAAGCTGAGCATCAAGGGGCTGATCGAGTCCGCGCTGAACCTGGGCCGCACGCTGGACTCGGACTACGCCCCCCTGCAGCAGTTCTTCGTGGTCATGGAGCACTGCCTCAAGCACGGCCTCAAAG ccAAAAAGACTTTTCTTGGGCAAAATAAGTCATTTTGGGGACCTCTAGAATTAGTAGAAAAACTTGTTCCTGAGGCTGCAGAGATTACAGCAAGTGTTAAGGATCTCCCAGGGCTCAA GACACCTGTGGGCAGAGGAAGAGCTTGGCTTCGCCTGGCTCTGATGCAGAAGAAACTTTCAGAGTACATGAAAGCCTTGATTAACAGAAAGGATCTTCTCAG TGAATTTTATGAGCCCAATGCACTGATGATGGAGGAGGAAGGTGCCATCATTGCTGGCCTCCTCGTAGGGCTGAATGTCATCGATGCCAACTTCTGCATGAAGGGAGAGGACCTGGACTCCCAG gtTGGTGTTATCGATTTCTCCATGTATTTGAAAGACGGGAACAGCACAAAAGGCAGCGAAGG agATGGTCAGATAACTGCTATTTTGGACCAGAAGAACTATGTTGAAGAGCTCAACAGACATCTAAA TGCTACAGTAAACAACCTGCAGGCCAAGGTGGATGCCTTGGAGAAATCCAACACAAAGCTGACCGAGGAG CTTGCAGTTGCCAACAACAGGATCATTACACTGCAGGAAGAGATGGAGCGGGTTAAGGAGGAAAGCTCCTACATCCTGGAGTCCAGCCGGAAG GCCACCAAGGACAGAAGTGCTGACGGGCAGGCACTGACTGAGGCACGGAAGCAGCTCAAGGAGGAGACTCAGCTGCGCCTG GAtgtggagaaggagctggaggcGCAGATCGGAATGCggcaggagatggagctggCCATGAAGATGCTGGAGAAGGATGTCTGTGAGAAGCAGGATGCGCTGGTGGcactcaggcagcagctggacgATCTCAGGGCTCTAAAGCATGAACTGTCTTTCAAGCTGCAG AGTTCAGACATGGGAGTGAAACAGAAGAGTGAATTAAACAGCCgcttggaagaaaaaacaaatcagatGGCTGCCACCATCAAACAGCTGGAACAAAG ATTGCGACAGGCGGAGAAGGAGCGGCAGCAGGCCCTGCAGGACAACCGGCTCTTCAAGCAGGAGTTTGGGGACAAAATCAACAGCCTCCAGGTGGAAGTGGAGGAGCTCTCCAGGCAGCG GAGCCACCTAGAACTGGAGCTAAGGCGGGAAAGAGACAGATGGTCTCACAGTCACCAGCGCAGccaagaaagcaaaaaaggcCCAAAGAATTGGCTCAGACAG GATGGGAAGCTCCAAGTCCAGGAAGAAAATGCTAAACTGAAGCAGCCGCTGAGAGAGAACAGTGTCCTGCCACACAG GTCACCCAGTGGTACACAGGAAGAGCAG GAGCAGCTGTCGGGGCCTGGACACGCCGAgatctgccagctctgccaggaggaGGGCAGCCGGAGCCAAAGAAAG AACATCTGCAAGAACTGTGGGGGCACCTTCTGTGAAGCCTGCTCAGTGCACGAGCTGCCCCTCCCGTCCAGCATCAACCCTGAGCGTGTCTGCAACCCCTGCCACCAGCGGCTCATCCAGCAGTATTCCAGCAGCCCCTTGTAG
- the RUFY3 gene encoding protein RUFY3 isoform X2 produces MERQPEPGEAAAAAEEEEARPASPPFFLLYPGHGGGAAAAPPGLWRPPAPRGGAELPVLVLSYPGPDGAHPNYLMANERMNLMNMAKLSIKGLIESALNLGRTLDSDYAPLQQFFVVMEHCLKHGLKAKKTFLGQNKSFWGPLELVEKLVPEAAEITASVKDLPGLKTPVGRGRAWLRLALMQKKLSEYMKALINRKDLLSEFYEPNALMMEEEGAIIAGLLVGLNVIDANFCMKGEDLDSQVGVIDFSMYLKDGNSTKGSEGDGQITAILDQKNYVEELNRHLNATVNNLQAKVDALEKSNTKLTEELAVANNRIITLQEEMERVKEESSYILESSRKATKDRSADGQALTEARKQLKEETQLRLDVEKELEAQIGMRQEMELAMKMLEKDVCEKQDALVALRQQLDDLRALKHELSFKLQSSDMGVKQKSELNSRLEEKTNQMAATIKQLEQSEKDLVKQAKTLNSAANKLIQKHH; encoded by the exons ATGGAGCGGCAGCCCGAGCccggggaggcggcggcagcggcggaggaggaggaggcgcgCCCTGCCTCGCCGCCGTTCTTCCTCCTCTACCCCGGCCATGGAGGCGGCgccgcggccgcgccgcccgGGCTGTGGAGACCCCCGGCGCCCCGCGGCGGGGCCGAGCTGCCCGTGCTGGTGCTTAGCTACCCGGGACCGGACGGAGCCC ACCCCAATTACCTCATGGCCAACGAGCGCATGAACCTGATGAACATGGCCAAGCTGAGCATCAAGGGGCTGATCGAGTCCGCGCTGAACCTGGGCCGCACGCTGGACTCGGACTACGCCCCCCTGCAGCAGTTCTTCGTGGTCATGGAGCACTGCCTCAAGCACGGCCTCAAAG ccAAAAAGACTTTTCTTGGGCAAAATAAGTCATTTTGGGGACCTCTAGAATTAGTAGAAAAACTTGTTCCTGAGGCTGCAGAGATTACAGCAAGTGTTAAGGATCTCCCAGGGCTCAA GACACCTGTGGGCAGAGGAAGAGCTTGGCTTCGCCTGGCTCTGATGCAGAAGAAACTTTCAGAGTACATGAAAGCCTTGATTAACAGAAAGGATCTTCTCAG TGAATTTTATGAGCCCAATGCACTGATGATGGAGGAGGAAGGTGCCATCATTGCTGGCCTCCTCGTAGGGCTGAATGTCATCGATGCCAACTTCTGCATGAAGGGAGAGGACCTGGACTCCCAG gtTGGTGTTATCGATTTCTCCATGTATTTGAAAGACGGGAACAGCACAAAAGGCAGCGAAGG agATGGTCAGATAACTGCTATTTTGGACCAGAAGAACTATGTTGAAGAGCTCAACAGACATCTAAA TGCTACAGTAAACAACCTGCAGGCCAAGGTGGATGCCTTGGAGAAATCCAACACAAAGCTGACCGAGGAG CTTGCAGTTGCCAACAACAGGATCATTACACTGCAGGAAGAGATGGAGCGGGTTAAGGAGGAAAGCTCCTACATCCTGGAGTCCAGCCGGAAG GCCACCAAGGACAGAAGTGCTGACGGGCAGGCACTGACTGAGGCACGGAAGCAGCTCAAGGAGGAGACTCAGCTGCGCCTG GAtgtggagaaggagctggaggcGCAGATCGGAATGCggcaggagatggagctggCCATGAAGATGCTGGAGAAGGATGTCTGTGAGAAGCAGGATGCGCTGGTGGcactcaggcagcagctggacgATCTCAGGGCTCTAAAGCATGAACTGTCTTTCAAGCTGCAG AGTTCAGACATGGGAGTGAAACAGAAGAGTGAATTAAACAGCCgcttggaagaaaaaacaaatcagatGGCTGCCACCATCAAACAGCTGGAACAAAG TGAAAAGGATTTGGTGAAACAGGCAAAAACCTTAAATAGTGCAGCAAACAAACTGATCCAGAAGCATCATTAG
- the RUFY3 gene encoding protein RUFY3 isoform X5, with the protein MSALTPQSDMPTPTTDKITQAAMETIYLCKFRVSMDGEWLCLRELDDISLTPDPEPTHEDSWEDLTDVVEQLRDDSEDPNYLMANERMNLMNMAKLSIKGLIESALNLGRTLDSDYAPLQQFFVVMEHCLKHGLKAKKTFLGQNKSFWGPLELVEKLVPEAAEITASVKDLPGLKTPVGRGRAWLRLALMQKKLSEYMKALINRKDLLSEFYEPNALMMEEEGAIIAGLLVGLNVIDANFCMKGEDLDSQVGVIDFSMYLKDGNSTKGSEGDGQITAILDQKNYVEELNRHLNATVNNLQAKVDALEKSNTKLTEELAVANNRIITLQEEMERVKEESSYILESSRKATKDRSADGQALTEARKQLKEETQLRLDVEKELEAQIGMRQEMELAMKMLEKDVCEKQDALVALRQQLDDLRALKHELSFKLQSSDMGVKQKSELNSRLEEKTNQMAATIKQLEQRLRQAEKERQQALQDNRLFKQEFGDKINSLQVEVEELSRQRSHLELELRRERDRWSHSHQRSQESKKGPKNWLRQDGKLQVQEENAKLKQPLRENSVLPHRSPSGTQEEQEQLSGPGHAEICQLCQEEGSRSQRKNICKNCGGTFCEACSVHELPLPSSINPERVCNPCHQRLIQQYSSSPL; encoded by the exons ATGTCTGCTCTGACGCCTCAAAGCGACATGCCAACCCCCACCACAGACAAGATCACTCAGGCTGCCATGGAGACCATCTATCTTTGCAAATTCCGCGTGTCCATGGATGGAGAGTGGCTGTGCTTGCGCGAGCTGGATGACATCTCGCTGACACCCGACCCCGAGCCTACCCACGAAG ACTCTTGGGAGGATTTGACAGATGTGGTGGAGCAATTGCGCGATGATTCCGAAG ACCCCAATTACCTCATGGCCAACGAGCGCATGAACCTGATGAACATGGCCAAGCTGAGCATCAAGGGGCTGATCGAGTCCGCGCTGAACCTGGGCCGCACGCTGGACTCGGACTACGCCCCCCTGCAGCAGTTCTTCGTGGTCATGGAGCACTGCCTCAAGCACGGCCTCAAAG ccAAAAAGACTTTTCTTGGGCAAAATAAGTCATTTTGGGGACCTCTAGAATTAGTAGAAAAACTTGTTCCTGAGGCTGCAGAGATTACAGCAAGTGTTAAGGATCTCCCAGGGCTCAA GACACCTGTGGGCAGAGGAAGAGCTTGGCTTCGCCTGGCTCTGATGCAGAAGAAACTTTCAGAGTACATGAAAGCCTTGATTAACAGAAAGGATCTTCTCAG TGAATTTTATGAGCCCAATGCACTGATGATGGAGGAGGAAGGTGCCATCATTGCTGGCCTCCTCGTAGGGCTGAATGTCATCGATGCCAACTTCTGCATGAAGGGAGAGGACCTGGACTCCCAG gtTGGTGTTATCGATTTCTCCATGTATTTGAAAGACGGGAACAGCACAAAAGGCAGCGAAGG agATGGTCAGATAACTGCTATTTTGGACCAGAAGAACTATGTTGAAGAGCTCAACAGACATCTAAA TGCTACAGTAAACAACCTGCAGGCCAAGGTGGATGCCTTGGAGAAATCCAACACAAAGCTGACCGAGGAG CTTGCAGTTGCCAACAACAGGATCATTACACTGCAGGAAGAGATGGAGCGGGTTAAGGAGGAAAGCTCCTACATCCTGGAGTCCAGCCGGAAG GCCACCAAGGACAGAAGTGCTGACGGGCAGGCACTGACTGAGGCACGGAAGCAGCTCAAGGAGGAGACTCAGCTGCGCCTG GAtgtggagaaggagctggaggcGCAGATCGGAATGCggcaggagatggagctggCCATGAAGATGCTGGAGAAGGATGTCTGTGAGAAGCAGGATGCGCTGGTGGcactcaggcagcagctggacgATCTCAGGGCTCTAAAGCATGAACTGTCTTTCAAGCTGCAG AGTTCAGACATGGGAGTGAAACAGAAGAGTGAATTAAACAGCCgcttggaagaaaaaacaaatcagatGGCTGCCACCATCAAACAGCTGGAACAAAG ATTGCGACAGGCGGAGAAGGAGCGGCAGCAGGCCCTGCAGGACAACCGGCTCTTCAAGCAGGAGTTTGGGGACAAAATCAACAGCCTCCAGGTGGAAGTGGAGGAGCTCTCCAGGCAGCG GAGCCACCTAGAACTGGAGCTAAGGCGGGAAAGAGACAGATGGTCTCACAGTCACCAGCGCAGccaagaaagcaaaaaaggcCCAAAGAATTGGCTCAGACAG GATGGGAAGCTCCAAGTCCAGGAAGAAAATGCTAAACTGAAGCAGCCGCTGAGAGAGAACAGTGTCCTGCCACACAG GTCACCCAGTGGTACACAGGAAGAGCAG GAGCAGCTGTCGGGGCCTGGACACGCCGAgatctgccagctctgccaggaggaGGGCAGCCGGAGCCAAAGAAAG AACATCTGCAAGAACTGTGGGGGCACCTTCTGTGAAGCCTGCTCAGTGCACGAGCTGCCCCTCCCGTCCAGCATCAACCCTGAGCGTGTCTGCAACCCCTGCCACCAGCGGCTCATCCAGCAGTATTCCAGCAGCCCCTTGTAG
- the RUFY3 gene encoding protein RUFY3 isoform X1 → MSALTPQSDMPTPTTDKITQAAMETIYLCKFRVSMDGEWLCLRELDDISLTPDPEPTHEDSWEDLTDVVEQLRDDSEDPNYLMANERMNLMNMAKLSIKGLIESALNLGRTLDSDYAPLQQFFVVMEHCLKHGLKAKKTFLGQNKSFWGPLELVEKLVPEAAEITASVKDLPGLKTPVGRGRAWLRLALMQKKLSEYMKALINRKDLLSEFYEPNALMMEEEGAIIAGLLVGLNVIDANFCMKGEDLDSQVGVIDFSMYLKDGNSTKGSEGDGQITAILDQKNYVEELNRHLNATVNNLQAKVDALEKSNTKLTEELAVANNRIITLQEEMERVKEESSYILESSRKATKDRSADGQALTEARKQLKEETQLRLDVEKELEAQIGMRQEMELAMKMLEKDVCEKQDALVALRQQLDDLRALKHELSFKLQSSDMGVKQKSELNSRLEEKTNQMAATIKQLEQSEKDLVKQAKTLNSAANKLIQKHH, encoded by the exons ATGTCTGCTCTGACGCCTCAAAGCGACATGCCAACCCCCACCACAGACAAGATCACTCAGGCTGCCATGGAGACCATCTATCTTTGCAAATTCCGCGTGTCCATGGATGGAGAGTGGCTGTGCTTGCGCGAGCTGGATGACATCTCGCTGACACCCGACCCCGAGCCTACCCACGAAG ACTCTTGGGAGGATTTGACAGATGTGGTGGAGCAATTGCGCGATGATTCCGAAG ACCCCAATTACCTCATGGCCAACGAGCGCATGAACCTGATGAACATGGCCAAGCTGAGCATCAAGGGGCTGATCGAGTCCGCGCTGAACCTGGGCCGCACGCTGGACTCGGACTACGCCCCCCTGCAGCAGTTCTTCGTGGTCATGGAGCACTGCCTCAAGCACGGCCTCAAAG ccAAAAAGACTTTTCTTGGGCAAAATAAGTCATTTTGGGGACCTCTAGAATTAGTAGAAAAACTTGTTCCTGAGGCTGCAGAGATTACAGCAAGTGTTAAGGATCTCCCAGGGCTCAA GACACCTGTGGGCAGAGGAAGAGCTTGGCTTCGCCTGGCTCTGATGCAGAAGAAACTTTCAGAGTACATGAAAGCCTTGATTAACAGAAAGGATCTTCTCAG TGAATTTTATGAGCCCAATGCACTGATGATGGAGGAGGAAGGTGCCATCATTGCTGGCCTCCTCGTAGGGCTGAATGTCATCGATGCCAACTTCTGCATGAAGGGAGAGGACCTGGACTCCCAG gtTGGTGTTATCGATTTCTCCATGTATTTGAAAGACGGGAACAGCACAAAAGGCAGCGAAGG agATGGTCAGATAACTGCTATTTTGGACCAGAAGAACTATGTTGAAGAGCTCAACAGACATCTAAA TGCTACAGTAAACAACCTGCAGGCCAAGGTGGATGCCTTGGAGAAATCCAACACAAAGCTGACCGAGGAG CTTGCAGTTGCCAACAACAGGATCATTACACTGCAGGAAGAGATGGAGCGGGTTAAGGAGGAAAGCTCCTACATCCTGGAGTCCAGCCGGAAG GCCACCAAGGACAGAAGTGCTGACGGGCAGGCACTGACTGAGGCACGGAAGCAGCTCAAGGAGGAGACTCAGCTGCGCCTG GAtgtggagaaggagctggaggcGCAGATCGGAATGCggcaggagatggagctggCCATGAAGATGCTGGAGAAGGATGTCTGTGAGAAGCAGGATGCGCTGGTGGcactcaggcagcagctggacgATCTCAGGGCTCTAAAGCATGAACTGTCTTTCAAGCTGCAG AGTTCAGACATGGGAGTGAAACAGAAGAGTGAATTAAACAGCCgcttggaagaaaaaacaaatcagatGGCTGCCACCATCAAACAGCTGGAACAAAG TGAAAAGGATTTGGTGAAACAGGCAAAAACCTTAAATAGTGCAGCAAACAAACTGATCCAGAAGCATCATTAG
- the RUFY3 gene encoding protein RUFY3 isoform X3, with amino-acid sequence MSALTPQSDMPTPTTDKITQAAMETIYLCKFRVSMDGEWLCLRELDDISLTPDPEPTHEDPNYLMANERMNLMNMAKLSIKGLIESALNLGRTLDSDYAPLQQFFVVMEHCLKHGLKAKKTFLGQNKSFWGPLELVEKLVPEAAEITASVKDLPGLKTPVGRGRAWLRLALMQKKLSEYMKALINRKDLLSEFYEPNALMMEEEGAIIAGLLVGLNVIDANFCMKGEDLDSQVGVIDFSMYLKDGNSTKGSEGDGQITAILDQKNYVEELNRHLNATVNNLQAKVDALEKSNTKLTEELAVANNRIITLQEEMERVKEESSYILESSRKATKDRSADGQALTEARKQLKEETQLRLDVEKELEAQIGMRQEMELAMKMLEKDVCEKQDALVALRQQLDDLRALKHELSFKLQSSDMGVKQKSELNSRLEEKTNQMAATIKQLEQSEKDLVKQAKTLNSAANKLIQKHH; translated from the exons ATGTCTGCTCTGACGCCTCAAAGCGACATGCCAACCCCCACCACAGACAAGATCACTCAGGCTGCCATGGAGACCATCTATCTTTGCAAATTCCGCGTGTCCATGGATGGAGAGTGGCTGTGCTTGCGCGAGCTGGATGACATCTCGCTGACACCCGACCCCGAGCCTACCCACGAAG ACCCCAATTACCTCATGGCCAACGAGCGCATGAACCTGATGAACATGGCCAAGCTGAGCATCAAGGGGCTGATCGAGTCCGCGCTGAACCTGGGCCGCACGCTGGACTCGGACTACGCCCCCCTGCAGCAGTTCTTCGTGGTCATGGAGCACTGCCTCAAGCACGGCCTCAAAG ccAAAAAGACTTTTCTTGGGCAAAATAAGTCATTTTGGGGACCTCTAGAATTAGTAGAAAAACTTGTTCCTGAGGCTGCAGAGATTACAGCAAGTGTTAAGGATCTCCCAGGGCTCAA GACACCTGTGGGCAGAGGAAGAGCTTGGCTTCGCCTGGCTCTGATGCAGAAGAAACTTTCAGAGTACATGAAAGCCTTGATTAACAGAAAGGATCTTCTCAG TGAATTTTATGAGCCCAATGCACTGATGATGGAGGAGGAAGGTGCCATCATTGCTGGCCTCCTCGTAGGGCTGAATGTCATCGATGCCAACTTCTGCATGAAGGGAGAGGACCTGGACTCCCAG gtTGGTGTTATCGATTTCTCCATGTATTTGAAAGACGGGAACAGCACAAAAGGCAGCGAAGG agATGGTCAGATAACTGCTATTTTGGACCAGAAGAACTATGTTGAAGAGCTCAACAGACATCTAAA TGCTACAGTAAACAACCTGCAGGCCAAGGTGGATGCCTTGGAGAAATCCAACACAAAGCTGACCGAGGAG CTTGCAGTTGCCAACAACAGGATCATTACACTGCAGGAAGAGATGGAGCGGGTTAAGGAGGAAAGCTCCTACATCCTGGAGTCCAGCCGGAAG GCCACCAAGGACAGAAGTGCTGACGGGCAGGCACTGACTGAGGCACGGAAGCAGCTCAAGGAGGAGACTCAGCTGCGCCTG GAtgtggagaaggagctggaggcGCAGATCGGAATGCggcaggagatggagctggCCATGAAGATGCTGGAGAAGGATGTCTGTGAGAAGCAGGATGCGCTGGTGGcactcaggcagcagctggacgATCTCAGGGCTCTAAAGCATGAACTGTCTTTCAAGCTGCAG AGTTCAGACATGGGAGTGAAACAGAAGAGTGAATTAAACAGCCgcttggaagaaaaaacaaatcagatGGCTGCCACCATCAAACAGCTGGAACAAAG TGAAAAGGATTTGGTGAAACAGGCAAAAACCTTAAATAGTGCAGCAAACAAACTGATCCAGAAGCATCATTAG